One window of the Saccopteryx bilineata isolate mSacBil1 chromosome 2, mSacBil1_pri_phased_curated, whole genome shotgun sequence genome contains the following:
- the MKRN1 gene encoding E3 ubiquitin-protein ligase makorin-1 isoform X2 has product MHGVCKEGDNCRYSHDLSDSPYGVVCKYYQRGYCIYGDRCRYEHSKPLKQEEATTTDPAAKLSPAVSSSLSSVAGPVVEMNTGEAESRNSNFATVGAGSEDWVNAIEFVPGQPYCGRTAPSCTEAPPQGSVTTDDLDKKQMAVETKKQLCPYAAVGECRYGENCVYLHGDSCDMCGLQVLHPMDAAQRSQHIKSCIEAHEKDMELSFAVQRSKDMVCGICMEVVYEKANPSERRFGILSNCSHTYCLKCIRKWRSAKQFESKIIKSCPECRITSNFVIPSEYWVEEKEEKQKLIQKYKEAMSDKACRYFDEGRGSCPFGGNCFYKHAYPDGRREEPQRQKVGTSSRYRAQRRNHFWELIEERENSIPFDNDEEEVVTFELGEMLLMLLAAGGDDELTDSEDEWDFFHDELEDFYDLAL; this is encoded by the exons atatgaaCACAGCAAACCATTGAAACAGGAAGAAGCGACTACCACCGACCCAGCTGCGAAATTGTCCCCTGCCGTTTCCTCAAGTCTCTCCTCAGTAGCTGGACCGGTTGTTGAAATGAATACGGGCGAGGCTGAGTCGAGAAATTCAAACTTTGCAACTGTAGGAGCCGGTTCAGAAGACTGGGTGAATGCCATTGAATTTGTTCCTGGGCAGCCCTACTGTGGCCGTA CGGCCCCTTCTTGCACTGAAGCCCCCCCACAGGGCTCAGTGACCACGGATGACCTGGATAAGAAGCAGATGGCCGTGGAAACCAAGAAGCAGCTTTGCCCCTATGCTGCAGTGGGCGAGTGCCGGTACGGGGAGAACTGTGTGTATCTCCACGGAGACTCCTGTGACATGTGTGGGCTGCAGGTCCTCCACCCCATGGACGCTGCCCAGAGATCACAGCACATAAAA TCCTGCATCGAGGCCCACGAGAAGGACATGGAGCTCTCCTTTGCCGTCCAGCGCAGTAAGGACATGGTGTGCGGCATCTGCATGGAGGTGGTCTACGAGAAAGCCAACCCCAGCGAGCGCCGCTTCGGGATCCTCTCCAACTGCAGTCACACCTACTGTCTCAAGTGTATTCGCAAGTGGAGGAGTGCTAAGCAGTTTGAGAGCAAGATCATAAA GTCCTGCCCAGAATGCCGGATCACATCTAACTTTGTCATTCCAAGTGAGTACTgggtggaggagaaagaagagaagcagaaactCATTCAGAAATACAAGGAGGCCATGAG TGACAAGGCGTGCAGGTATTTTGATGAAGGACGTGGGAGCTGCCCATTTGGAGGGAACTGTTTTTACAAGCATGCGTACCCTGATGGCCGTAGAGAGgagccacagagacagaaagtgggaaCATCAAGCAGATACCGG GCCCAACGAAGGAACCACTTCTGGGAGCTCATTGAGGAAAGAGAGAACAGCATCCCCTTTGACAACGATGAAGAAGAGGTTGTCACCTTTGAGCTGGGCGAGATGTTGCTTATGCttttggctgcaggtggggacgACGAGCTGACAGACTCGGAAGACGAGTGGGACTTTTTTCACGACGAGCTGGAAGACTTTTATGACTTGGCTCTATAG